From the Lathyrus oleraceus cultivar Zhongwan6 chromosome 4, CAAS_Psat_ZW6_1.0, whole genome shotgun sequence genome, one window contains:
- the LOC127136149 gene encoding uncharacterized protein LOC127136149, with translation MSDHEDIFDQEEKSSKERIHNTVKKTPSPYDLNSNDNPGNLITQVRLRGENYEEWACAMKISLRARRKWGFIEGTIETPKENSDQIEDRWTVQSMLVSWILNTIEADIHSTMSYAENARDLWMDIKERFSTVNGPRIQQLKSDLSRCKQDGMSVATYYGKLKLLWDELANYDQIPICSYGGCKCDISSKIEKRREEERVHQFLMGLDDAIYGTVRSNLLATDPLPNLNRVYSTMIQEERVRMMTRTTEERREVTSLVVQTNGRVVKGRWDGKYKFMSCTHCHRAGDDAGSCFQLVGYPEWWGDRPKNEGKSGGRGKSLQQAGAGRGRGGIVRANVNVVHIGGTSAETGVSHGDGFGLAGISAEQLQSLVGFLNVHKANSNDKMTGECDMNTWIIDTGCSNHMTGNLNHMRELRDIQSCSVGLPNGEHASAIKEGSIVLEGGLKLDNVLFVPKLKCNLISVSQMMNELKCVIQFTDNLCVVQDCTSRKLIGAGEQRDGLYFFR, from the coding sequence ATGTCTGATCATGAAGATATatttgatcaagaagaaaagtcTTCTAAAGAGAGGATCCACAACACGGTGAAGAAAACTCCATCGCCGTATGATTTGAATTCCAATGATAATCCAGGAAACTTGATAACTCAAGTGCGACTTCGAGGGGAGAACTATGAAGAATGGGCGTGTGCCATGAAAATATCGCTGCGTGCTCGCAGAAAATGGGGTTTTATAGAAGGCACCATTGAAACACCAAAGGAAAACTCTGATCAAATTGAAGATCGGTGGACTGTTCAATCTATGTTGGTGTCATGGATTCTAAATACCATTGAAGCGGATATACATTCCACTATGTCTTATGCTGAAAATGCAAGAGATTTGTGGATGGATATCAAAGAAAGATTCTCTACGGTGAATGGTCCCAGAATTCAACAGCTGAAATCCGATTTATCCAGATGCAAACAAGACGGTATGTCAGTTGCGACATACTACGGAAAGTTGAAACTGTTGTGGGATGAGTTGGCCAATTACGACCAAATCCCGATATGCAGTTATGGTGGATGCAAGTGTGATATATCATCAAAAATAGAGAAGAGAAGAGAGGAAGAAAGAGTTCATCAATTCCTTATGGGATTGGATGATGCAATTTACGGGACTGTTCGATCCAACCTTCTTGCAACAGATCCGCTGCCCAATCTCAATAGGGTATACTCAACAATGATTCAAGAAGAAAGGGTGAGAATGATGACTAGAACCACAGAAGAAAGAAGAGAAGTGACGAGCTTAGTTGTTCAAACAAACGGACGTGTAGTCAAAGGAAGATGGGATGGAAAATACAAGTTTATGTCTTGTACACATTGTCATCGAGCAGGAGATGACGCAGGAAGCTGTTTTCAACTTGTTGGTTATCCCGAGTGGTGGGGAGACAGACCAAAAAATGAAGGGAAAAGTGGTGGACGAGGCAAGTCACTGCAGCAAGCAGGAGCTGGACGAGGAAGAGGAGGAATTGTGCGTGCAAATGTGAATGTTGTACACATAGGTGGAACAAGTGCAGAAACTGGGGTTTCACACGGAGATGGTTTTGGCTTGGCTGGAATCAGTGCAGAACAATTGCAATCGTTGGTAGGATTTCTAAATGTTCATAAAGCAAACTCCAATGACAAGATGACAGGTGAGTGCGATATGAATACATGGATAATTGACACAGGTTGTTCTAACCACATGACTGGAAACTTGAATCATATGCGAGAACTAAGAGATATTCAAAGTTGTTCGGTTGGCCTACCTAATGGAGAACATGCTTCAGCAATCAAAGAAGGAAGTATAGTGTTAGAAGGAGGGTTAAAACTTGATAATGTTCTCTTTGTGCCAAAATTGAAATGCAACTTGATATCTGTTTCACAAATGATGAATGAATTAAAATGTGTCATTCAATTCACTGATAATTTATGTGTTGTGCAGGACTGTACTTCAAGGAAGCTGATTGGAGCGGGTGAACAAAGAGATGGGCTTTATTTCTTCAGATGA